In Acidianus brierleyi, one genomic interval encodes:
- a CDS encoding hydantoinase/oxoprolinase family protein, translated as MPVAVDVGGTFTDIIFMDEKGNLQYYKLSTTPKNPEIGVYQGIKKIGINTSEIIHATTIATNSLLGQVNLDLPKIALLTTKGFRDIIEIGRQNRPELYNPYFEKPRVIVPREYRYEINERVDANGNIIIPLDKEEAESKIKEIDNNATSIAVSFLHSYLNPSHEKIVKDIASKYFKYISISSEIASEPREYERTSTTVINALLMPIVSRYLESLENLLQEFGRPRLYIMSSSGGLIDSKEASYRPVQIIESGPTAGVVGILTMSKFLGIKNAISFDMGGTTAKAGSIINGEIEITSEYEVGGKTHYGRVVKGSGYPVRFPFVDLVEVSAGGGTIIWKDDAGALRIGPLSAGADPGPMSYNKGGDKPTLTDASLVLGKINDRLLSGDMVLRKDLAIKGLKELGDEEVISTNALKLANLEMSRAIRLVTVERGLDPSEFTLFAFGGAGPQFALDIAEELSIREVVVPPAPGLFSAMGMLFADKKFEARKSYPTDLFRDYETLEKELITKLGKVDYFIRYADVRYEGQGWELTIQVSDPSRIKQDFENKHLSVYGFKLDKPIEVVTIRVFAIILSAKPKIPDPPSTLNPKNSYRKVKFEDWINVPVYIRESLPLGFHIEGPAIIEEYSSTTVVKPGWTADIGKMGSIFLRCAKCGK; from the coding sequence ATGCCTGTAGCAGTTGATGTCGGAGGAACTTTTACTGACATAATTTTTATGGATGAAAAGGGAAATTTGCAGTATTACAAGTTATCTACAACACCAAAAAATCCTGAAATTGGAGTGTATCAAGGTATTAAAAAAATTGGTATAAATACGTCTGAAATTATTCATGCTACTACTATAGCTACAAATTCACTACTAGGGCAGGTCAATTTAGATTTGCCTAAAATAGCACTTCTAACAACTAAAGGTTTTAGAGATATAATAGAAATAGGAAGGCAAAATAGGCCAGAACTTTATAATCCTTACTTTGAAAAACCGCGTGTTATAGTTCCTAGAGAATATAGATATGAAATTAATGAAAGAGTTGACGCTAACGGAAATATAATAATACCTTTAGATAAAGAGGAAGCAGAAAGTAAAATAAAAGAGATTGACAATAATGCTACTTCAATAGCGGTATCTTTTCTTCATTCTTATCTGAACCCTTCTCACGAAAAAATTGTAAAGGACATTGCGAGTAAATATTTTAAGTATATTTCAATATCTAGTGAGATTGCTTCAGAGCCGAGAGAGTATGAAAGAACTTCCACGACTGTTATAAATGCGTTGTTAATGCCTATAGTATCTAGATATTTGGAATCTTTAGAAAACTTGCTTCAGGAATTCGGAAGACCCAGATTATATATAATGTCCAGTTCTGGAGGTTTGATAGATTCTAAAGAAGCCTCGTATAGGCCTGTCCAAATAATTGAATCGGGTCCTACGGCAGGCGTAGTTGGAATACTAACAATGTCTAAATTTCTTGGTATTAAAAACGCTATAAGCTTCGATATGGGAGGTACTACAGCTAAAGCTGGATCAATTATAAATGGAGAAATAGAAATAACTTCAGAGTATGAGGTTGGAGGCAAAACTCATTATGGAAGAGTAGTTAAAGGTTCAGGCTATCCTGTTAGATTTCCTTTTGTTGATTTAGTAGAAGTATCTGCTGGTGGAGGTACAATAATATGGAAAGATGATGCAGGAGCATTAAGAATAGGTCCACTAAGTGCAGGAGCAGATCCTGGTCCTATGAGTTATAATAAAGGAGGAGACAAACCTACACTTACTGACGCTAGCCTGGTACTAGGTAAAATAAATGATAGACTACTTTCTGGAGATATGGTATTAAGGAAGGACTTAGCTATAAAAGGACTTAAGGAGTTAGGTGATGAAGAAGTCATCTCGACTAATGCACTAAAGCTAGCAAATCTCGAAATGAGTAGAGCTATAAGGTTAGTAACAGTTGAAAGAGGATTAGATCCTTCAGAATTTACTCTTTTTGCGTTTGGCGGGGCAGGTCCTCAGTTTGCGTTAGACATTGCTGAAGAATTGAGCATAAGAGAAGTTGTGGTACCGCCTGCACCTGGCCTATTTAGTGCTATGGGAATGCTTTTTGCAGATAAAAAGTTTGAAGCAAGAAAATCTTATCCTACTGATTTATTCAGAGATTATGAGACTCTAGAAAAAGAACTAATAACTAAACTAGGTAAAGTCGATTATTTCATAAGATATGCCGATGTTAGATATGAGGGACAAGGATGGGAATTAACTATTCAAGTATCTGATCCTTCTAGAATAAAACAAGACTTCGAGAATAAACATTTATCAGTATATGGATTTAAGTTGGATAAACCTATTGAAGTAGTTACAATTAGAGTCTTTGCAATAATATTATCAGCTAAACCTAAAATTCCAGATCCTCCTTCGACGCTAAATCCAAAAAATAGTTATAGGAAAGTAAAATTTGAAGACTGGATTAACGTTCCTGTATATATTAGAGAATCACTTCCATTAGGCTTTCATATAGAAGGACCAGCTATAATAGAAGAATATAGCTCTACTACTGTTGTAAAGCCAGGGTGGACTGCGGATATAGGGAAAATGGGTTCTATATTTTTGAGGTGTGCAAAATGTGGGAAATAG
- a CDS encoding MFS transporter translates to MKKITIAGSMIGTIIEWYDIFIFSSGSVYIGEELFPSSNKAVAVLDVLLVFALGFLTRPIGAFLFGHYGDRNGRKYSLLITLLISGISSGLVGVLPTYAQLGLITIILLVILRLVLGLGLGGEWGGAILLVNETNERKRAFFSAFVQSTVGIGLLLGTGVFLILTSYLPSSEMFSFGWRIPFLLSFIMVAVGITIRLKIDETRLFTEVKNSGLIVRFPGKEMVVRYWKELLLGTLLAGSLGTIFYVGAVLLPVVFSGLGIISENISLIAVSLLAIADLTTVFISGKISDIIGRRLLLLLSNLGSLAIIIPAFEFRNPASFIFFVTLFGIFHGLGYSPLAASLSEMFPTIVRYSGSSSAYQFGNSFIAGPASYISDFLGSISYALYPLYSIAFILIAIYSTIRMKETKDLQLNE, encoded by the coding sequence ATGAAGAAAATAACAATAGCAGGTTCTATGATAGGGACTATTATAGAATGGTACGACATTTTCATTTTTAGTTCTGGAAGCGTATATATAGGAGAAGAACTTTTCCCATCTAGTAATAAAGCAGTAGCTGTACTTGACGTATTATTGGTTTTTGCTCTAGGATTTCTAACCAGACCTATAGGAGCATTCTTATTTGGACACTATGGAGACAGAAATGGAAGAAAGTATTCATTACTTATTACGTTATTAATCTCTGGAATTTCTAGTGGTTTAGTAGGAGTTTTACCTACTTATGCACAACTAGGATTAATTACAATAATACTTCTTGTTATTTTAAGGCTAGTCCTAGGATTAGGACTAGGTGGAGAATGGGGAGGAGCTATATTGTTAGTTAACGAAACTAACGAAAGAAAAAGGGCGTTTTTTAGTGCATTTGTTCAGTCTACAGTAGGAATAGGTCTACTTCTTGGAACTGGAGTATTTTTAATTTTAACATCGTATTTACCTTCATCTGAAATGTTCTCATTTGGATGGAGAATTCCATTTTTACTTTCATTCATTATGGTGGCTGTAGGAATTACAATAAGACTAAAAATAGATGAAACACGGCTATTTACAGAGGTTAAAAATTCCGGATTAATTGTTAGATTTCCTGGTAAGGAGATGGTAGTCAGATATTGGAAAGAATTATTACTAGGAACGTTACTAGCAGGATCTTTAGGCACAATATTTTATGTTGGAGCTGTATTATTACCTGTTGTTTTTAGCGGACTAGGAATCATAAGTGAAAATATCTCACTTATAGCAGTAAGTTTATTAGCTATAGCTGATTTAACAACTGTATTTATATCTGGAAAAATCTCAGATATAATAGGAAGAAGACTGCTACTTCTGTTATCAAATTTAGGCTCTTTAGCAATTATCATTCCAGCATTTGAATTTAGAAATCCTGCATCGTTTATATTTTTCGTGACATTATTTGGAATTTTTCATGGATTAGGATATTCTCCATTAGCAGCTTCATTATCAGAAATGTTCCCCACAATAGTCAGATACTCTGGTAGTTCATCTGCTTATCAATTTGGAAATTCGTTTATAGCTGGACCTGCTAGCTATATATCAGATTTCTTAGGGTCAATCAGTTATGCTCTATATCCACTATATTCAATAGCATTTATTCTAATAGCCATCTATTCAACAATTAGAATGAAAGAAACAAAAGATTTACAATTGAATGAGTAA